ATGCTTTGGTTTGGACGATTAGTTTTTCTCTAGGTAACTGGGGTAGAACTTTTCCTAATTGCATTTCCGAAGTACCATAACCCCTAGCGGTTTCAATATGATTAATACCCAGTTCAAAAGCCCGATAAATCGTCTCTACTAAATTTCTTTGGTTATCCTGAGGAATTTCATTTTCGGCTACATCTTGCCACTTGTATTGGTATCTCATCCCTCCACAGGAAAAAACGGGCATTTGTAACTCAGTGCGACCAAAGCGTCGGTACAACATGACAGATAATTATTAACTTCATCCCTTATTTTAGTAGACAAAGCCATGACCCTACCCGTTCAACAAGAATATTCTCATTTAGCACCAATATATGATCGCCGTTGGGCTTCCTATATTCAAAAGAGCATTCAAGCAACAACTAATCTATTGGAAATAAATCCTCCAAATTCTATTCTAGATCTTGGCTGTGGTACAGGAACACTACTTCAATCTCTATCCCATCTATTTCCAGAAGCACAACTAGTAGGACTAGATTTTTCTCAAGAAATGATCAATATAGCTAAAAAGAAACTCCCCGATTCAGTGAAGTTACTCGTGGGTAGTGCTGATCATCTGCCCTTTGCTGATAATTGTTTTGATTTAGTGATTTCTACCAGTGCTTTTCATTATTTCCCTAACCCTAGGTTAGCGATTCAAGAAGCCAACAGAGTTCTCAAACCCAAGGGAAGTTTAGTAATCAGCGATTGGTGTTCTGATTATTGGACTTGTCGCCTCCTTGATTTCTGGTTGCGTTTATTTAATCGCGCCCACTTCCATACTTATGGGGTTAAGGAATTACAACAGTTATTTGAAAGTCAAGGATTAACCGAAATTAAGATTGACCGATATAAGATTAATTGGTTTTGGGGTATGATGACAGCACAAGGGGATAAAAGAATTTCATGAATTGGCAGCCCAAATAATTGGAACATCACTGTACCGCATAAATATTGCATCAGCACTCACAAACATCATGTTTTCTGACTGTGCTTGTGCAATCAACATTCTGTCAAACGGATCTCGGTGATGCAGGGGTAATGCAGCCGCCCGCAAAGCATGAGTTGCCGTAATTTCTAACGATCGCACACCTAACTGACTCATACGGCTAGAAATATAGCTATCTGGTGATTCTGGTAATGATAGCTTTCCAATCGCGACTTTAATACCTATTTCCCAGATGCTAGCCACAGACAACCATAATTCGTTAGTCTCATCAGCAATGTGGGATATTGTTTCCTCGCTCAACCGCTCTGGTTGGGCAAACCACCACAACCAGCATTGAGTATCCAACAAGAGTTTCACTCTTCACCACCCTCAAATGCTGCCAAAATCTCTTCTGGCAAAAGAGCATCAAAGTCATCTGGTACGGTAAAACGTTCTTGATCTTGCCCTAGACTAGCTCGTCGATTGAATGAGGTATAAAAAGGAACTAGCTTTGCAATTGGGATACCTCGGTTTGAAATAATAATCTCTTCTCCAAGTTCTACACGGGACAACAGGCGTGAGAGATGTGTTTTAGCTTGATGGATATTTACAGTTTCCATTTTTCAATAAAACTAAGTCTAAGAACTTAGTCTACTCTAATTGAACTTTATAATGCAACTGTCAGGCGAATGAGAAAGGAGCGCAGGATAAAAACTAAATCATCACCGGTAATTCTAAACTAAAATCGGGCAATACTTCTTCTCCTAATAGAGTAGCGGGTAGATTAACTATCTCAACTATTTGATTCTTTTGATTGATTTGACAAAGACGATAAAATTGTTCCTCTGTTAAACCAACCGTTTTGAGGTCTAAAACAATAGTGTTCATCACAAACTCAATATTTTTTGTAATTGTTTTTTCGCTGTTGCCAAAGCTTCAGTAAGTTGAGTGGGATCTTTGCCACCTGCTTGAGCTAAATTGGGACGACCTCCACCTCCACCTCCACAAATAACCGCGATCGCACCGATAAACTTACCCGCGCTCAGCTTTTTCTCTTGGTAGATTTTGGGGCTAAAAGCTGCTACTAAGCTGACTTTTCCCGGTTCAGGAACCGATCCTAGTACTACGGCGGCTTCTCCTAGTTTCTGCAGGAGACGTTCTGCGGCCACTTTTAACGCTTCTGGATCCGCTCCTGGGAGTTCAGCTACGAGTAATTTGAGCTCTCCGATCGATTCTGCTTGAGCTTCGAGTTGACTCGATTTGAGCAGTGCTAATTCTGTCTGAAGACTTTCTACTTCTTTTTGACTGGCTTTTAAATCGCTCTGGAGATTATTAATCCGTTCGATGATCGCTTCGGGTTTGACCTTGAAACGTCCTTCTAATTCCTTAACTATCGCTTCTCTTACTCTCAAATATTCTAAAACCGCAGGTCCTGCTACTGCTTCTATACGTCTGATTCCTGAAGCGATACCAATTTCTGTGACTATTTTAAACACACCGATTTCGGCTGTATTTTGCACGTGGGTACCGCCACAGAGTTCCATGGAGACACCGGGTACATCGATCACTCGCACCGAGGCGCCGTATTTTTCCCCAAACATAGCGATCGCGCCTTTTGCTTTTGCTTCTGAGATGGGCATGACCTCGGTTTGGGTATAATGAGCTTCAGCAATCCACGTATTAACCTGGTCTTCTACTTGTTGTAATTCTGCTTCTGTGAGTGCTCGTGGACAGTTAAAGTCAAAACGCAGGCGATCAAAAGCCACCAGAGAACCCGCTTGAGAAACCGACTCCCCCACTATTTTTTTTAAAGCCGCTTGCAACAGATGCGTAGCGGTATGATGAGCTTGGACACGACGACGACAGGCGCGATCTATACTGGCGGTAATAGTATCTCCTACTTGAATAACGCCCCGTTCGATACGTCCAAAATGAATAAACATTCCCGATTCTTTTTGCACATCGCTGATACGAATCACCAGGTTGTTTCCGCCGAGATAACCGCGATCGCCTGTTTGTCCTCCTGACTCTGCATAAAATGGCGTCTGATCCAGTACTATTTGTAATTCTGTCCCTGCCTCGGCTATTTCTACCGATTTTCCTGCTACTAGAATCGCTGTTACTTTAGCTTGAGCTTGATTTTGAGCGTAGCCGACAAATTCGGTGGGATGGATGG
This genomic window from Gloeocapsa sp. PCC 73106 contains:
- a CDS encoding class I SAM-dependent methyltransferase, giving the protein MTLPVQQEYSHLAPIYDRRWASYIQKSIQATTNLLEINPPNSILDLGCGTGTLLQSLSHLFPEAQLVGLDFSQEMINIAKKKLPDSVKLLVGSADHLPFADNCFDLVISTSAFHYFPNPRLAIQEANRVLKPKGSLVISDWCSDYWTCRLLDFWLRLFNRAHFHTYGVKELQQLFESQGLTEIKIDRYKINWFWGMMTAQGDKRIS
- a CDS encoding type II toxin-antitoxin system Phd/YefM family antitoxin, which produces METVNIHQAKTHLSRLLSRVELGEEIIISNRGIPIAKLVPFYTSFNRRASLGQDQERFTVPDDFDALLPEEILAAFEGGEE
- a CDS encoding type II toxin-antitoxin system VapC family toxin, producing the protein MKLLLDTQCWLWWFAQPERLSEETISHIADETNELWLSVASIWEIGIKVAIGKLSLPESPDSYISSRMSQLGVRSLEITATHALRAAALPLHHRDPFDRMLIAQAQSENMMFVSADAIFMRYSDVPIIWAANS